One region of Hoeflea sp. 108 genomic DNA includes:
- a CDS encoding peptide ABC transporter substrate-binding protein → MLKNMLKATVFATTLALTAGALSMPAFAEVVYNRGNSADPESLDPHKTSTVYEAHILRDLFEGLVMQDKDAEIIPGAAESWTVSDDGTVYTFKLRQGGTWSDGSPVTADDFVYSFRRLLDPATAAEYASMLYVVKNGEAVNTGKAKAEELGVKAVDANTFEVTLKSATPYFLEMLTHQSTYPVNKAAIEKLGADWIKPGNLVSNGAFTLAEFVPNDHIKLVKNPKFHDAANVKLDAVNYFPTEDRSTAIKRFEAGELDSNDDIPTEQMADLKAKFGDQLRIGAYLGTYYYAIKTDKAPWDNVELRNAVSMAIDRDFLAEKVWQNSMLPGYSMVPPGIEGYKPSVAKFAEMSQIDREDEAKKVLEKLGYGPGKPLKMEIRYNTSENHKNTAVAIQEQLKPLGIEVTLLNTDTKTHYGHLEQKGDYDVARAGWIADYKDPESFLGISRKASGNNYSNYNSPAFEAAMDKAAADGGKPEARMKDMEEAERILIDDVGQIPLLYYSYKNLVSPKIKGFDENVMDVHPSRFVSKE, encoded by the coding sequence ATGCTTAAAAACATGCTGAAAGCGACTGTGTTCGCTACGACGCTTGCATTGACGGCGGGCGCGCTGTCGATGCCTGCCTTCGCGGAGGTCGTCTACAATCGCGGCAATTCGGCCGATCCGGAGTCGCTTGATCCGCACAAGACCTCGACTGTCTATGAAGCTCACATCCTGCGCGACCTGTTCGAAGGTCTGGTGATGCAGGACAAGGATGCCGAGATCATTCCGGGCGCGGCCGAGAGCTGGACCGTTTCTGATGACGGCACCGTCTATACCTTCAAGCTGCGTCAGGGCGGCACCTGGTCGGACGGCAGCCCGGTGACGGCTGACGATTTCGTCTACTCGTTCCGCCGCCTGCTCGACCCGGCCACTGCGGCCGAATACGCCTCGATGCTCTACGTCGTGAAGAACGGCGAAGCCGTGAACACCGGCAAGGCCAAGGCCGAAGAGCTCGGCGTCAAGGCTGTCGACGCCAACACCTTCGAGGTCACGCTGAAGTCGGCCACGCCTTACTTCCTCGAGATGCTGACCCACCAGTCCACCTATCCGGTGAACAAGGCTGCGATCGAAAAGCTCGGCGCCGACTGGATCAAGCCGGGCAACCTGGTTTCCAACGGTGCGTTCACGCTGGCCGAGTTCGTCCCGAACGACCACATCAAGCTCGTCAAGAACCCGAAGTTCCATGACGCAGCCAACGTCAAGCTCGACGCCGTCAACTACTTCCCGACGGAAGACCGCTCGACCGCGATCAAGCGGTTCGAGGCCGGCGAGCTCGACTCGAACGACGATATCCCGACCGAGCAGATGGCTGATCTGAAGGCCAAATTCGGCGACCAGCTGCGCATCGGCGCCTATCTCGGCACCTACTACTACGCCATCAAGACCGACAAGGCGCCGTGGGACAATGTCGAGCTGCGCAATGCCGTGTCCATGGCCATCGACCGCGACTTCCTGGCCGAGAAGGTCTGGCAGAACTCGATGCTGCCTGGCTACTCGATGGTGCCTCCTGGTATCGAGGGCTACAAGCCTTCGGTCGCGAAGTTCGCCGAGATGTCGCAGATCGACCGCGAGGACGAAGCCAAGAAGGTCCTCGAGAAGCTCGGCTACGGCCCGGGCAAGCCGCTGAAGATGGAAATCCGCTACAACACATCGGAGAACCACAAGAACACGGCGGTCGCGATCCAGGAACAGCTCAAGCCGCTCGGCATTGAGGTGACCCTGCTCAACACCGACACCAAGACCCACTACGGCCATCTCGAGCAGAAGGGTGACTACGACGTCGCCCGCGCCGGCTGGATCGCCGACTACAAGGATCCGGAAAGCTTCCTCGGCATTTCGCGCAAGGCTTCGGGTAACAACTACTCGAACTACAACAGCCCGGCGTTCGAAGCTGCCATGGACAAGGCTGCTGCCGACGGTGGCAAGCCTGAGGCCCGCATGAAGGACATGGAAGAGGCCGAGCGCATCCTGATCGACGACGTCGGCCAGATCCCGCTGCTCTACTATAGCTACAAGAACCTCGTCTCCCCGAAGATCAAGGGCTTTGAC
- a CDS encoding alpha-glucosidase family protein, translating to MAKGKSDVDQWWRGCVIYQIYPRSYQDSTGDGSGDLAGITGRLPYIASLGVDAVWLSPFFKSPMADMGYDVSDYCDVDPMFGTLADFDAMIAEAHRLGLKVMIDQVLSHSSDKHPWFVESRASRNNPRADWYVWAEPKPDGTAPNNWMSIFGGPAWEWDSTRRQYYLHNFLASQPDLNFHNPEVQAALLDTVRFWLERGVDGFRLDTVNFYVHDKWLRDNPPLEKSVSGEIDEKNPYEYQDHLFDKTRPENLEFLKRFRALLDKYGARASVGEVGDGERSLQTVASYTSGGDKLDMCYTFDMLGPKFSAEHVHQCIADFEKAVTDGWVCWAFSNHDVVRHVTRWTRPGGDPEAMAKFSIALLACLRGSICIYQGEELGFGEAELAFADLRDPYGIRFWPGFKGRDGCRTPMVWEAQAEQGGFSDGKPWLPIPTEHRALAVDRQDRAEGSVLSHYRAVLAARQLHLPLAHGSIRLLEAKDDVLAFVREAEGEQLLCVFNFADAAAFWAVPDELGEVVPVGFPQAGTDVETGRIPLMPLGYFIGRLV from the coding sequence ATGGCCAAGGGCAAGTCTGACGTCGACCAATGGTGGCGTGGCTGCGTCATCTACCAGATCTATCCACGCTCCTATCAGGACAGCACCGGCGACGGCAGCGGCGATCTTGCCGGCATCACCGGCCGTCTGCCTTATATAGCTTCGCTTGGCGTCGATGCAGTGTGGCTGTCGCCCTTCTTCAAGTCACCGATGGCCGACATGGGCTACGACGTCTCCGATTATTGCGACGTCGATCCGATGTTCGGAACGCTCGCCGATTTCGACGCCATGATCGCCGAGGCCCACCGCCTTGGGCTCAAGGTGATGATCGACCAGGTGCTGTCGCATTCGTCCGACAAACACCCGTGGTTTGTCGAGAGCCGCGCCAGCCGGAACAATCCCAGGGCCGACTGGTATGTCTGGGCCGAACCGAAGCCAGATGGAACCGCGCCCAACAACTGGATGTCGATCTTCGGCGGGCCGGCCTGGGAATGGGATTCGACCCGCCGACAGTATTATCTGCACAACTTCCTCGCCTCGCAGCCTGACCTCAACTTCCACAATCCCGAGGTGCAGGCCGCACTGCTCGATACCGTGCGCTTCTGGCTCGAGCGCGGCGTCGACGGCTTCCGGCTCGACACGGTAAACTTCTACGTCCACGATAAGTGGCTGCGAGACAATCCGCCGCTGGAAAAGAGTGTTTCCGGCGAGATCGACGAGAAAAACCCCTACGAATATCAAGACCACCTGTTCGACAAGACGCGGCCCGAGAACCTCGAATTCCTCAAGCGTTTCCGAGCTTTGCTCGACAAATACGGCGCGCGCGCCTCGGTCGGCGAGGTGGGCGACGGGGAGCGCTCGTTGCAGACGGTGGCGAGCTACACCTCAGGCGGCGACAAGCTCGACATGTGCTACACCTTCGACATGCTCGGGCCGAAATTCTCGGCCGAGCATGTCCACCAATGCATCGCCGATTTCGAGAAAGCCGTCACCGACGGCTGGGTGTGCTGGGCGTTTTCCAACCATGACGTGGTCCGCCATGTCACCCGCTGGACGCGGCCTGGCGGCGACCCGGAGGCGATGGCGAAATTCTCGATCGCGCTGCTCGCCTGCCTGCGCGGCTCGATCTGCATCTATCAGGGCGAGGAGCTCGGCTTCGGCGAGGCGGAGCTCGCCTTCGCGGATCTGCGCGATCCCTACGGCATCCGCTTCTGGCCGGGATTCAAGGGGCGCGATGGTTGCCGCACGCCGATGGTGTGGGAGGCACAGGCCGAACAGGGCGGCTTCTCCGACGGCAAGCCGTGGCTGCCCATACCGACGGAACATCGCGCGCTGGCGGTCGACAGGCAGGATCGCGCCGAAGGTTCCGTGCTCTCGCACTACCGGGCCGTGCTGGCAGCGCGACAGCTGCATCTGCCGCTTGCCCACGGCTCGATCAGGCTGCTCGAAGCGAAGGACGACGTGCTGGCTTTCGTTCGCGAGGCGGAAGGTGAACAGTTGCTCTGCGTCTTCAATTTTGCAGATGCCGCTGCTTTCTGGGCGGTTCCCGACGAACTCGGCGAGGTCGTGCCGGTCGGTTTTCCCCAGGCCGGAACCGATGTCGAGACGGGGCGCATCCCCCTGATGCCGCTGGGGTACTTTATCGGTCGCTTGGTTTGA
- the glgX gene encoding glycogen debranching protein GlgX: MTEGAAGYWPRFGATVTDSGIRFAAWSGTAERMWVSIFDADGNAETDRLQLHREDDGVFALSVPGLSAGTRYGFRADGRYAPEDGFWFDPDKLLVDPYAVRIDRAYRYDSRLTALRGKGGDTAGLMPKAVAETQPMTAAALPLCTPGGLIYEVPVRAFTMRHPDVPKRLRGTIRALAQPVIIEHLLKLGVSTVELMPVTAVMDERHLPPLGLANAWGYNPVTFMALDPRLAPGGLADLRETVAALHDAGISVLLDLVFNHTAESDELGPTLSLRGLDNAAYYRLAADDPGRYANDTGTGNTVACDHPVAKDLVLDSLRHFVGHAGIDGFRFDLAPVLGRVGGKFDANAPLLQAMRDDPVIGDRVLIAEPWDIGHNGYRLGGFPQEFLEWNDRYRDDVRRFWRGDRGTVGALATRLAGSSDIFGSGPVTRTVNFIAAHDGMTLADLVRYERKHNEANGEHNHDGHNENFSWNNGVEGESSDRETAAEREVDMRALLATLFASRGTIMLTAGDEFGRSHHGNNNAYAQDNELTWLDWAERDVGLEDFVAVLSRLRWETPAFQDLGFLQGAARSGAPVADIEWLTEAGRPMNDANWHEPDRHRLAMLLGNGTREGGRLAVLFNGARRIAPFALPLRDGFAWQQTSDGSWPVAENITVPGRSVCFMRELPVTGREKGQ, encoded by the coding sequence ATGACAGAAGGCGCGGCTGGATACTGGCCGCGGTTCGGCGCGACCGTAACCGACAGTGGCATTCGCTTTGCCGCATGGTCGGGCACGGCCGAACGCATGTGGGTGTCGATCTTCGACGCCGACGGCAACGCCGAAACCGACCGGCTGCAGCTGCACCGAGAGGATGACGGCGTCTTTGCCCTGTCTGTGCCGGGCCTGAGTGCGGGCACCCGCTACGGTTTTCGTGCCGATGGCCGCTATGCGCCTGAGGACGGGTTCTGGTTTGATCCCGACAAGCTGCTGGTCGATCCATATGCCGTCAGGATCGATCGCGCCTATCGTTACGACTCACGACTGACGGCGCTGCGTGGGAAGGGCGGAGATACCGCCGGGCTGATGCCAAAGGCAGTGGCGGAAACGCAGCCGATGACAGCGGCTGCACTGCCGCTCTGCACGCCGGGTGGCCTTATCTACGAAGTGCCGGTGCGGGCCTTCACCATGCGGCACCCTGATGTGCCGAAGCGACTACGTGGCACGATCCGGGCGCTCGCTCAGCCTGTCATCATCGAGCATTTGCTTAAGCTCGGCGTCTCGACCGTGGAACTGATGCCGGTCACGGCCGTCATGGACGAGCGCCATCTGCCGCCGCTCGGCCTTGCCAATGCCTGGGGCTACAATCCGGTGACCTTCATGGCGCTCGACCCGCGCCTCGCGCCCGGTGGATTGGCCGATCTCCGTGAAACGGTTGCCGCGCTGCATGACGCGGGCATCAGCGTGCTGCTCGATCTCGTTTTCAACCATACGGCCGAAAGCGACGAGCTTGGCCCGACCTTGTCGCTGCGCGGGCTCGACAACGCCGCCTATTATCGCCTGGCTGCCGACGATCCCGGCCGCTACGCCAACGACACCGGCACCGGCAACACCGTCGCTTGCGACCATCCGGTGGCGAAGGATCTGGTCCTCGACAGTCTCCGGCATTTCGTCGGCCATGCGGGCATAGACGGCTTCCGCTTCGACCTTGCCCCGGTTCTCGGCCGGGTCGGCGGCAAGTTCGACGCCAATGCGCCGCTGCTTCAGGCGATGCGCGACGATCCTGTGATCGGCGACCGCGTGTTGATCGCTGAGCCCTGGGACATCGGCCACAACGGCTATCGGCTCGGTGGTTTTCCGCAGGAGTTTCTTGAATGGAACGATCGCTACCGCGACGACGTCAGGCGTTTCTGGCGCGGCGACCGCGGCACTGTCGGCGCGCTGGCGACCCGGCTTGCCGGCTCATCCGATATTTTCGGCAGCGGGCCGGTCACACGCACGGTCAATTTCATTGCCGCCCATGACGGGATGACGCTCGCCGATCTCGTCCGCTACGAGCGTAAGCACAATGAGGCCAATGGCGAGCACAACCATGACGGCCACAACGAGAATTTCTCCTGGAACAATGGCGTCGAGGGCGAAAGCAGTGATCGCGAGACAGCGGCCGAACGGGAGGTCGACATGCGCGCCCTGCTGGCCACGCTGTTCGCCTCGCGAGGCACGATCATGCTGACTGCCGGCGACGAGTTCGGCCGCAGTCACCACGGCAACAACAACGCCTATGCCCAGGATAATGAGCTGACCTGGCTTGACTGGGCCGAGCGCGACGTTGGCCTGGAAGACTTCGTGGCAGTGCTTTCCAGATTGAGGTGGGAAACACCTGCTTTTCAGGACCTGGGGTTCCTTCAGGGGGCGGCGCGCAGCGGTGCGCCGGTCGCAGATATCGAATGGTTGACCGAAGCGGGGCGGCCGATGAACGACGCCAACTGGCATGAGCCCGACCGGCATCGGCTGGCCATGCTGCTTGGCAACGGGACACGTGAAGGCGGCCGGTTGGCGGTCCTGTTCAACGGGGCGAGGCGCATCGCTCCATTCGCATTGCCGCTACGCGATGGATTTGCATGGCAGCAGACATCTGACGGTTCCTGGCCTGTGGCGGAAAACATCACAGTGCCAGGCCGCAGTGTCTGCTTCATGCGTGAATTGCCGGTGACCGGTCGGGAAAAGGGACAGTGA